One genomic segment of Pedobacter endophyticus includes these proteins:
- a CDS encoding TetR/AcrR family transcriptional regulator translates to MGSKERILRLKEETRTSILDAALNIVQTDGWQALSMRKIADQIEYTAPIIYEYFPNKEGILLELTRRGYQILAKAIREARDKHDSPEDKMEAMWVAYWNFAFAHKEFYQLMYGVDMVCCTVKKSMTEAETVSAMLGDVIESLFKKKPVSEDDICMKYYTYWSIIHGLISINLVRPNGRTTDELNHQILKDAIKGITLSINS, encoded by the coding sequence ATGGGAAGTAAAGAAAGAATTCTACGTTTAAAAGAAGAAACCAGAACCAGTATTCTGGATGCGGCCTTGAACATTGTTCAAACAGACGGTTGGCAGGCTCTGAGTATGCGTAAAATTGCCGATCAGATTGAGTACACTGCACCCATTATTTACGAATACTTTCCGAACAAAGAGGGCATTTTACTGGAACTCACCCGACGAGGCTATCAAATTTTAGCTAAGGCCATCCGCGAGGCCCGCGATAAACACGATTCGCCTGAAGATAAAATGGAGGCGATGTGGGTGGCTTATTGGAACTTCGCTTTCGCACACAAAGAATTTTATCAACTGATGTACGGCGTAGACATGGTATGTTGCACGGTTAAAAAATCAATGACCGAAGCAGAAACCGTTTCAGCGATGCTGGGCGACGTAATCGAATCCCTATTTAAGAAAAAGCCTGTGTCTGAAGATGATATCTGCATGAAATATTACACGTATTGGTCGATCATCCACGGCCTGATTTCTATAAACCTTGTTCGTCCAAATGGAAGAACTACGGATGAACTTAATCATCAAATTTTAAAAGATGCCATTAAGGGCATTACATTATCTATTAACAGTTAA
- a CDS encoding efflux RND transporter periplasmic adaptor subunit, whose protein sequence is MNAIHRLFILLNSVKQFNNVKSLLIISLLAATIVGCKSAPDQSAAAPPPPVLPVSMVNESSETTFVEYPASIHGAIDIDIRPQVGGYLQSVLVNEGAYVTAGQTLFKINENPFREALNNAKASLHAAEAAILNAQLEVDKLTPLVQNKVVSDFQLKTAKTAYKIAQANAEQARASVASAQINLGYTNVKAKVSGYIGRIPKKQGSLVSPTDQEALTQLSDIHEVHVYFALGENDFNSFNANYPGKSPADRIKHLPAVELVLADNSIYAVKGKIDMIDGQFDKNTGAITLRASFPNASGTLRSGNTGKIRLGLQHDDAILIPQSATVEMQDKVFVFAVNKGNKVSKMPITVIGKSGNNYLIKDGVKSGDQIVLSGLDRLQEGQVIQPEKATDKAAVLKLKE, encoded by the coding sequence ATGAATGCTATCCATCGCCTTTTTATTTTACTTAACAGTGTTAAGCAATTTAATAATGTTAAGTCACTGTTAATTATTTCTTTACTTGCTGCTACAATTGTTGGCTGCAAATCGGCACCAGATCAATCTGCAGCGGCGCCACCGCCGCCGGTTCTCCCTGTGAGCATGGTAAACGAGAGTTCTGAAACCACATTTGTTGAATATCCTGCATCTATTCACGGAGCTATTGATATTGATATCCGTCCACAGGTTGGAGGATATTTACAAAGCGTTCTTGTTAACGAGGGTGCGTACGTTACAGCCGGTCAAACACTTTTTAAGATCAACGAAAATCCTTTTAGAGAAGCATTGAACAACGCTAAAGCAAGTTTACACGCTGCCGAGGCTGCTATCTTAAATGCGCAACTTGAAGTAGATAAGCTAACGCCATTGGTGCAAAACAAGGTAGTTTCTGATTTTCAACTAAAAACTGCAAAAACAGCTTACAAAATTGCTCAGGCCAATGCCGAGCAAGCAAGGGCAAGTGTAGCATCGGCACAGATTAACCTTGGCTACACCAATGTAAAGGCAAAAGTAAGCGGTTACATTGGCCGTATTCCGAAAAAGCAGGGAAGTCTTGTTTCGCCTACGGATCAAGAGGCCTTAACGCAGTTATCTGATATTCACGAAGTGCATGTTTATTTCGCTTTGGGCGAAAATGACTTCAATAGTTTCAATGCGAATTATCCTGGTAAAAGCCCTGCCGATCGTATTAAACATTTACCTGCAGTTGAGTTGGTGTTGGCCGATAATTCTATTTACGCTGTAAAGGGCAAGATTGATATGATTGATGGTCAGTTTGATAAAAACACCGGCGCAATTACTTTGAGGGCGAGTTTCCCTAACGCCAGCGGCACATTGCGCTCTGGCAATACGGGAAAGATTCGTTTGGGCCTGCAACATGATGATGCGATTTTAATTCCTCAGTCGGCCACCGTAGAAATGCAGGATAAAGTTTTCGTTTTCGCAGTAAATAAAGGTAATAAAGTGAGCAAAATGCCCATCACGGTTATCGGTAAATCTGGCAACAATTACCTGATTAAAGACGGCGTAAAATCTGGCGATCAAATCGTATTGAGCGGTTTAGACCGTTTGCAGGAAGGACAGGTGATCCAACCAGAAAAAGCGACCGACAAAGCAGCGGTGTTAAAGTTGAAAGAGTAG
- a CDS encoding efflux RND transporter permease subunit has product MFKIFIQRPVLATVISILLVILGVLGLTKLPLQQFPDIAPPSVLVTAVYPGANAETVLRSVAPSLEESINGVENMTYMSSTASNDGSLAITVFFKLGTNADQAAVNVQNRVAQATSQLPAEVVQQGVTTAKQQNSFIMAIGLYTDDESKYDQTFVANYAQINIIPEIKRIPGVGSAAIFGGVKDYSMRVWLNPTQMATYQVTPNEIMKAIQDKSLEAAPGKFGEKSKEVFEYVIKYKGKLTKPEEYENIAIRANADGSILHLKDVARIELGAYSYNSITRLNGKKGIVIGIIQLAGSNSNDIQVAINKLMEKSEKSFPAGIKKNIFYSTKVSLDQSIEQVEHTLIEAFILVFIVVFLFLQDFRSTLIPAIAVPVAILGTFFFMQLFGFSINLLTLFALILAIGIVVDDAIVVVEAVHAKMEHKHLGPKAATHEAMHEITGAIISITLVMAAVFLPVGFMEGSTGVFYRQFAFTMAIAIVISAVNALTLSPALAALFLKDNHSNDSEKPVEKPNFKQRFFNGFNHSFNSLTNRYVGGLKFLVRHKWLSMGGLALITLATVFMVKTTPAGFIPTEDQGFIAIAVNTPSGTSLDGTQKVITQAEDVLSKLDASRDVTAVSGFNLLTNSTSPSSAVVFVLLKPNAERGAVKNIEEIMNQVRGKLGAISGGSFFVFSFPTVPGFSNVEALDMVLQDKTGGKLDKFSGVSQQFIGELMKRPEIAVAFTSFKADYPQLQLDINDEKADQLGVNVKDILQTMQTYFGSAQASDFNRFGKYYRVVVQADVQDRADPSTIDRVFVKSSRGEMVPINTLVKLTRIYGSETASRYNLFNSISINAIPKPGFSSGDAIKAIEEVAEKQLPAGYSYEFSGQTREEISSGGQSTVIFLLCLVFIYFLLSAQYESYILPLAVILSIPAGIFGVFVAIGLTGIENNIYVQVALIMLIGLLAKNAILIVEFAVQRRRGGQPLVASALEAAKSRLRPIIMTSLAFIVGLVPMMGATGPSAQGNHSISIGAAGGMISGVILGLFIIPVLFVIFQAIQEKFSRESQEVVPNYHEEEPIKNHTVYETV; this is encoded by the coding sequence ATGTTCAAGATATTTATACAAAGGCCCGTACTGGCAACGGTAATCTCCATTTTGTTGGTGATACTCGGTGTACTTGGCCTTACGAAGTTGCCTCTGCAACAATTCCCTGATATTGCACCGCCATCTGTTTTGGTAACGGCAGTTTACCCGGGTGCTAATGCGGAAACCGTTTTAAGATCGGTTGCTCCATCGCTCGAAGAATCAATAAATGGTGTAGAAAACATGACTTATATGAGCTCTACGGCCAGTAACGATGGTTCGTTGGCGATTACTGTTTTCTTCAAATTGGGCACCAATGCTGATCAGGCGGCGGTTAATGTTCAAAATCGTGTTGCTCAGGCTACCAGTCAGTTACCTGCCGAAGTTGTGCAACAAGGGGTAACCACGGCGAAGCAGCAAAACAGTTTCATTATGGCGATTGGCTTGTACACGGATGATGAGTCGAAGTACGACCAGACTTTTGTGGCCAATTATGCGCAGATTAATATCATTCCCGAAATTAAACGTATTCCGGGGGTAGGCTCGGCAGCTATTTTTGGGGGGGTAAAAGATTATTCGATGCGTGTTTGGCTAAATCCAACGCAGATGGCTACTTATCAGGTTACGCCAAACGAGATCATGAAAGCGATTCAAGACAAAAGCCTGGAGGCTGCGCCGGGTAAATTTGGCGAGAAGAGTAAAGAGGTTTTCGAATATGTAATTAAGTATAAAGGTAAATTAACTAAACCGGAGGAGTATGAGAACATTGCTATACGTGCCAATGCGGATGGTTCTATCCTCCACTTGAAAGATGTGGCAAGGATTGAACTTGGTGCTTATTCTTATAACAGCATTACCCGTTTAAATGGTAAAAAGGGCATTGTTATCGGTATTATTCAGCTGGCTGGTTCTAACTCGAACGATATTCAGGTGGCGATTAACAAACTGATGGAGAAATCCGAAAAGAGTTTTCCGGCGGGTATAAAGAAGAATATTTTCTACAGTACAAAAGTTTCTTTAGATCAATCTATAGAGCAGGTTGAGCACACCTTAATTGAAGCCTTTATCTTAGTTTTCATTGTGGTGTTTTTGTTCCTACAAGATTTCCGGTCGACTTTAATTCCGGCAATTGCGGTTCCGGTAGCTATTTTGGGCACGTTCTTCTTTATGCAGCTATTTGGTTTCTCTATCAATCTGTTGACGCTATTTGCCTTGATTTTGGCGATTGGTATCGTGGTTGATGATGCAATTGTTGTTGTTGAAGCGGTGCATGCCAAAATGGAGCACAAACACCTGGGGCCAAAGGCGGCTACGCATGAGGCGATGCATGAAATTACGGGTGCCATTATCTCGATTACGCTGGTTATGGCTGCGGTGTTCTTGCCGGTTGGCTTTATGGAAGGCTCAACAGGCGTTTTCTATCGTCAGTTTGCGTTTACCATGGCCATCGCCATCGTTATTTCGGCGGTTAATGCATTGACTTTGAGTCCGGCGCTTGCAGCGTTATTTTTAAAGGATAATCATTCGAATGATAGCGAAAAACCTGTGGAGAAACCAAACTTCAAACAGCGATTCTTCAATGGGTTTAACCACAGTTTCAATTCGTTAACGAATCGTTATGTGGGTGGCTTAAAGTTTTTGGTTCGTCATAAATGGTTAAGCATGGGCGGATTGGCTTTAATTACGCTGGCTACGGTTTTTATGGTGAAAACTACACCAGCGGGATTTATCCCAACTGAAGATCAGGGCTTTATCGCAATTGCAGTGAACACGCCATCGGGTACTTCGCTGGATGGAACGCAGAAGGTAATTACGCAGGCTGAGGATGTATTGAGCAAGCTTGATGCGTCGCGGGATGTAACTGCGGTTTCGGGCTTCAACCTGTTGACTAACTCTACCAGCCCATCGTCGGCAGTTGTTTTCGTTCTGTTAAAGCCAAATGCAGAACGTGGTGCAGTAAAAAATATCGAGGAGATCATGAATCAGGTTCGCGGGAAACTGGGCGCTATTTCTGGGGGCAGTTTCTTTGTGTTCAGTTTTCCTACGGTACCGGGTTTCAGTAATGTTGAGGCTTTGGATATGGTGTTGCAGGATAAAACGGGGGGTAAGCTGGATAAGTTTAGCGGTGTTTCTCAGCAGTTTATTGGCGAGTTAATGAAGCGCCCTGAAATTGCGGTTGCGTTTACGAGCTTCAAGGCTGATTATCCGCAGTTGCAATTGGATATTAACGATGAAAAGGCGGATCAGTTGGGGGTAAATGTAAAGGACATCCTGCAAACGATGCAGACGTATTTTGGTAGTGCACAGGCTTCTGATTTTAACCGTTTTGGTAAATATTATCGTGTGGTGGTTCAGGCTGATGTTCAGGACCGGGCCGATCCATCTACTATTGATCGGGTTTTTGTAAAGAGCAGCAGGGGCGAAATGGTTCCGATTAATACGCTGGTTAAATTGACGCGTATTTATGGTTCTGAAACGGCATCGAGATATAACCTGTTCAACTCAATTTCTATCAACGCCATTCCGAAACCCGGTTTCAGTTCAGGCGATGCGATTAAAGCGATTGAGGAAGTTGCAGAGAAGCAGTTGCCTGCGGGTTATAGTTATGAGTTTTCGGGGCAAACGCGTGAGGAGATTTCTTCGGGTGGCCAATCGACGGTAATCTTTTTATTGTGTTTGGTATTTATTTACTTCTTGCTATCGGCGCAGTATGAGAGTTACATTTTGCCTTTGGCGGTAATCTTATCTATCCCTGCGGGAATATTTGGTGTATTTGTAGCGATTGGCTTAACTGGTATCGAAAACAATATTTATGTTCAGGTAGCGCTGATTATGTTGATTGGTCTGCTTGCTAAAAATGCGATCTTAATTGTGGAGTTTGCGGTGCAGCGCCGCAGGGGCGGACAACCGCTGGTTGCTTCGGCACTGGAAGCGGCAAAATCGAGGTTGCGCCCAATTATTATGACTTCACTTGCCTTTATTGTGGGCTTAGTTCCGATGATGGGCGCCACGGGTCCTTCGGCTCAGGGTAATCACTCGATTAGTATTGGTGCGGCGGGGGGAATGATTTCGGGAGTAATTTTGGGTCTTTTTATCATCCCTGTACTGTTTGTTA